AAGATACTAATGAAGAATTAcaaaaaacaatattaaataatgaaagcACTGCAATAAAGAAACTACaaattcttgaaaatgaaTTGACCAATACAAATAGAGAAATTGAACAGTTTTCCATACAAGAAAAAGAGTTAGAATcacagaaattaattttagaagtAGAATTAGAAGGCTTGAAACGCAAAGAACAGGATAAAAATGCCttgattaatcaattaaatgAACATATCTTCTCtctgaaaaaagaattagagaACAAAGAAGAGTTACAGTATCTAAAGGAACAATGcgagaaattggaaaaagataAAGTACTCAGTAAACAATTGGAGCAACATAATATGCTAAAGATCAAAGAATTGGAAGTATGTATAAACGATCTCCAAAAAACCTTAACAAATCAAGAATGTTTCTTTAGAGAACATCAAGAGAAAGCTATTTACATGGAAAAACTTCTACAAGAAAAAGagcaagaaatatatattctaaCACAGAAATTGCAAGCAGCTGAAACtgaagtaattaatattaagaataatttagaaatgaaatacaaGAATGAATTTGATTCGGTGGTCCAGCACCACATCAAAGAATATGAAAACaatatgcaaaaattaaatgatacattaaataaatatattgatgaaaatttgaatttatcacAAGAACTTACTAGTCTTCGAAAtgtcaaagaaaaattgaacgaaatagTAGCAGAAAAAGAATGTTTATTTGATCACCAAAAAATGTTGGTCCATGATAATGAAAAACTTCATGACGAATTAGacgaaattagaaaatgtataattaaagaaCTTAGATCGCTTAAgtataatgtaaatttacaAGAGTTTCCAAGTAAATCTGTAACtgaaatttttgtacttttactTCAAACGCTTGTATCTAAGGAAAGCGAAGTAATTAAAACTATGAGAGAAACATGTGAAAAGGAAAGACAAAAAATAGAAGAGGAGAAACAACAATGCATAAATACAGAGAAACGCACTATAACATGGGCCAAGGAATTGGaaggagaaattgaaaaactcCAAGCAGatttaatggaaaaagaaCATGCCCATAAAGAATATCAAAATACAATATCTCAATTAGAGcatcttttaaaagaaaacacttacgaaaaagaaatatttaaagaaaaaatggaagCGCTAGAAAccgattttaataatttacaagttGAATTTGATAAACAATGCAAGGTTGATAATCAGCAAGAAGAAGCAATTCTTGTTGctcagaagaaagaaaaagaagtacATGAAATGTTTAAAACCAAAGAAACAGAATTACAGTCAAAACATAAATTGGAGAAAGAAAtgtatgaaaagaaaatagataatCTAGTTCAAACCCTAGAGTTTTACAAAACCAGAAAtttggaattaaataatacgatTGAAGGTCTTGAAGCAAATGaaaaacaattgaaaaatacCATAGAAGTGAATTTgactgaaataaaaaaatacagtcaaaatgtaaaaaaaataaatacagaatttGAACAGCTTACACAGGCTTATAATGAAGTAAATCAAGAGATAGAGCAAAAGAATTTACATATCGAAGAAATCACTACAGTTCTAAAAAGTAAATGTGATATATTgtctgaatataaaataaaatttgagacAATTGTGCCTGAATGTGAAATGCTAAAAGAGCATATCAAAGATCAAAAATTGACTATAGAACAAcgtaaagaagaaatagacatgctgaaaagagaaagggaagaacaattggaaattattaaagataaGTTAAACtcggaagaaataaaaaattttggaTTAAGTAAACAATTAAATGAATTGAACAACAAAAATGTCATTCTAATAGATGAATTGAAtagtttgaaagaaaaatatgaagaacTTCAAGGAGAAAATGCAAaactagaaagaaaaattagaaatagtaCAAGCAAAATTAAAGCAGAAGCGGAAATAGAGGAGCTGAAAGAATTGAATAAAAGACTACAAAACAATCTGGAGGGTGCAAGTAATCGTGTGGTAGAATTTCAAGAGATTAGAAACCAGACTTTAAAAGACTTAGTTGATGTAAAAGGTAAATACGAATTTCTAATGCAAGAAAATGACGAACTGAAAAAAGCACTTTCATTATATAAGTCGAAACACTCGAATTCAAGTTCATTAATAGACGAAGGCAAATATGATGCACTTCTtctagaaaagaataaaattgcattagagttagaagataaaaagataatactGAGTCAAAAAGATAAAGGCGTTAAAGAATACATCAGTCAAGTACAAGAATTAACTGATAGAAACAAGGAACTGGATGATGAATTAGAGGAGTATGCGGCAATAATTCGAGAACGGgacattgaaatttcaaaattagaaGACAAGTTATATTCCCGTTTGTCAGAAAATGTACTTGTTAATGAAGCAgaagaaaagttaaaaaacctcaatgaagaaaatgagaaacttCGCGATCAGGTAGAAGCACTTAAAATGAGATTGCAAATGGATGTAGAGAAAGACATCGAACttcaaaatgaaaacattATTCGCGtcttaaaaaaggaaaatttggaattacaagcgaaaataaatttttataaaatacagataGATGGTATTGAATCTAAAGAAATACGCACggatcaattaaaaaatttggatAAGAGATTAGAGAATAACTTACAAGAGTCAAGTAATTCTGTTAAAGAACTTGAAGGAgatgagaataaaataataaaggaattAGAAACTCATAAATTATTGTTGAATCAGAAGGACAAAGAACTTAAGGAGTGTATAAATAAACTACGAGAtttaacaatgaaaaataaagaactcaATAATGAATTAGAAGAATATGTAAGAACTATTCGCAATCGTGATgctgaaatttcaaacttaAAAGTTAATTTGAGTTCACAGTCAACACAAAATGAATCAGATAGTAATATAAGACAAAAGTTAGACTTTTtcataatagaaaataaaaaactcaaaaatgaaattaaagagCTTCATATGAGATCAAGAATAGAAGCGCATGATGAAAGTATACTTAAAAGTAGtataagaaaacaaaatagaattGTGATATCTGATAGAGATGAATACGAGGATAAATATGGacaattgaaaaaaaagatacatgaATTAGAATTGCAGTTAGTAtcaaaaaatggaaaaattgcaactttagaaatacaaattcaaAGTGAGAGTTTCCCATATCAGAAGAAATGTAAAGAACTGGAAGAACTTGTACTCGCCTTTCGTAATAAggtatgttataaattataaaaatgatcaaaAATTGGTTCTGAGTGTATAGCTAATCGAATGATATAATACAATCTGATGTAACTATAATGCTGAAATCTCTGGGTATAATTTTTAGTTGATATGACTTACAATCAAAAGGCTCAAATCGtaataattactataaatgttcaattttatatacagaaCGCAGAATTGAATAATGAAGTAAGAAAACTACGAAGAACTCTAAATGATGTTAACGCATGGGAATGTGATGTCTGTAGGCGATGGCGCGTAAATAGAAAGGATCAAGCTTGCCAAACAATACCTAATAATACAGTGCGTTTCTGTAGTACTAATAGTGGAGTTGTTGAGGTAagcaaaaatatcaatatatatattaatttttaatgaatttacagtatttacatacgaagttgtaatatttatacaggATCATGTGAAAAtccaaaaattagaaaaagagaaaatgttaatgaaaGATTTGTGTCGGTCCCGATCTCGGCAAATAAAGGAATTACAGGATCGAATACAAGAACTAGAAGCACAAAGTTCGTTTGCTTTGAGACCAAACGAAGTATTGCAAGATAGATCTAATCAACAAGATAGCAGCATTATAAGACACAATAGGCATTTagatattggaaaaatttaaagCCGTAAAATAATGTTAGATTTCTTCCTTaatcatacatttttatgcatatatgaCACTGTGTAATAACCGCACATCTTATTCCATATcagtaaaattattacttcataATTCCTGTACTATatgttcatatatatatatgagacTGTAAATAATCGCGATCGAATTAACAATGATATGTATTACATTGTTAAATTTGTGATTTAAACTAATGATTTTaacaaaatgattttttaatcgtataattcataagaaataaattaaatatttttataacttcattgttgtataaattcatgtttattaaataatattttattctatacatataaaattatgttacatCATACATTCGTCATAATGTTCAATGCTTTATACTTTGCCaagtttctgtttctttactttatatttaggCATACTCCTAGGCCTTTTTGCACCaacttttctttcaaataaatctaCGAATGAAGATAGACCAAGATGTAAATTAaggatattaatatattaaatcattttaaaCGTATGAGACTAAAATTACCTTTATCAGGCTCTTCTCCAATTTCATCGCGATAATATTGCGCATCATCATCTTCTACATTATTCTCCTCAATTGATTCTTTTGCTATTTTTTGTAGTAACACTtcactttctttcttcttctgcaTTCCTTTcaaagatttttctttatgtTCTTGTTTTTGCaattccttcttctttttgttttcttcttgcactttctttcttttttcctttaatttctttttttcttctcgttttttctttattaatagTTTTTCTTCCTCAGATTTATGAATATACTCATGGAAAAGTACTTCACCATCTAAAAGTCCATCTTCGACTTTTATCAgctaaaagtattttaaacaaCAATGTTAATTAGTAactattttcgaaatttatttaaaggaagagtaagaaataatttccttACTTCTAGTGTTAATCTAGGACCCAATTCAAAGAGTCTAATTGcacttttattatttgcatGATTACCACGCGATGATAATGTTTGTGGTAATGTAACATGATTTGAAGGATCATCTTCAGCTTCACTTTCAGAAACCGTTCCTTTTGTTAAGAAGTCGGAAAAATCTTCACATTTAGACAAATTTGGAATCTTAGCTTGAATTAACTTTTTGATACCTTTTGATACGTCAACAGGTACTACTTTAATAGCATAATGCCTAAGATCAATAGTTTTTGATgtggaattataatttaaactcAGACATCTACGGATTGTACTTAAATTAACCTAtagagatattaaaaaacatttcattttaatgaaaaactaCAGTTAAcatatataaactaatattattGTCTAAGGGGAAACTTACTGTAGTCAAATTGATTGTTGGAaacatattttgaaacatagaaGCAATAAGCTTCAGTTGCATACCTTCTCcactaaaattatttaagatcACTAGtggagaatttttaaataattcttcataTACCATTTGCctttttaataaagatattacATCACGTGATAAGGAAAAACTGTGTATTTTAAAAGTGAGTGTTGGTCCTCTTGGTaatctattacaaatttattttttaattgttcaataatatttatgataatatataaacatttaacaTTGACATAATTGATAATCAGTTAACATAATTGAATTCAGTACCTGCAAAGTTTGAAATACATTCCTTGCTCCGTTCTTGTAAACATACACATGTGTGTAACATGAAATATACCAGCTATTGATACAAAATCTTTgattgtatttctttttctttcttttaaagacATTGCTGTAAAAGGTTCCATGATTTTTCGAAAGTCTTTAGTAAGTTCAACAATGTGTTCTCCAGGTAGACCACGATGAATGACAAAAGAATGAGGTGCTTTTGCTACATTTGGATTTTCTTCTGTactaatttgtttatttttctttacacAACGACCCTGCATAATGTTTATGCAAAGTTAAGTAAGGAACTGCATCATTTTTGTCGGTTCTATACTCTAAATTCgtcttattaaaaaaatatgtttacatGGGTAtcctattaatatttaatctataatttacatatatgttgtattatttgtacatatgCTTAAAAAGCTGTTCACCAAGGGccatgaaataaaaaattaccttTTTACGGCGTCCcatgattatttttttatattaaggTTAGAATCTTTATcacgtgtatgtatatataaatatgcgtGTATACAATGAATCGTTGTGAAGTTGGCGCTAGAAGCAAAACAGGTTAAGCACATCACGAGGATTCGAGGTGTCATAACCacgttataataaatgaaagtcACTACTATTTTTTTAGCATTTTTTTTACTTAAGTATATTTCATTAACAactattttaattcattaatcgaatatcaaaaatatatattaatcattAAATTGACTTTAgttttttttagaatatttttaataaatttttgtttctatcacaattacaacaattttcattttattttcagtaatatcaattaataCCAATTTTCTTAGGCatgtaaaatttgtatgtCTATACAAATAATAGAGATGCAAATAATCTAAGAGACTGATacaagtaatataaaaatctaatttagtgtatattctttaaattgtttttGACTAAACTACGAATTCATAACATATTTTTGAAGCTTATcaataaaagtttaaaaattattcagtgTCTTTAATCATTATGTTACTTTTAAGTAatgcatattaaatatttattcgatttagAAAAGTTacttatctttttcttttctcttctctttatctgttttatattttattgttttcaagCAGTTAAAATCTAAAGTCACGTAGAGAGTACAATAAGAGATCGCGAAACCATCCAACTTCCCTTCTCATTCTATTATGAATCCTGGAAACGACTACGGTTGTTCACCGCGTGGAAGGATTCATTGTTTGGAAGCGCGGGAACTTCGGTGCGACTTGTTAAGCGAAGAAAACTCTTCTCACGGTGCAAAGTTCACGGCCAGCGCGTCGATCTTTATCTACCTAGCCATGTCCGGGGATCCCTCGAGTCGTTACACACTAAAATTACGTCGCCAATAATGAGGACGTAAAGTCTTCGAATAATTTCGCTACCACGTCCTTGTATGTATTTCTTCACCTTGCTATTTTCTCAACGTTAACTTATTCGTTATCGAtctcgtatcttttatttataatgtaatataacacTAACCATATCCACTAATCGGAAAACAAACTACCGTAAGGacttcatttatatttctattgttcacgtctaaattttatatgatCAGATATATTCTACTTCTTTCTGTGTCCTGATATACTGTATGCATACATTTACAAGTATTCTTTATCTGCTTATTTCGTATCCATTGTTgattctatatttaatattaagtaGGAATTCTGTGACATGTTAAAACAATAACTTTAAGTAcaattaaaatcaataatgTTACAGGTACGAAAACTACTATATATCAAACCGTGGTAGAAATCTTTACTTTTTACTCTTCGGGAATCAAAGCCTCTGGAAAAAGAGGCAAAGATTCTTTATCGTAGTTCCGGCTTGATCCTTTGGTAGTACTCGCTTTGATCGTAGTAATTCGTCAACGGCAACACGGATAATAGTCGCACTACGTTACACCGGCTGCGTCGAGGTAACGTCTGCCATATGCCAAGCTGAAAACCGGCCGTGATTTTTGCTGGCATCACTGCCGTAAGGAAATCGAAAAACAGAATATAAGCTCGTTCTTCTGC
This Bombus pascuorum chromosome 1, iyBomPasc1.1, whole genome shotgun sequence DNA region includes the following protein-coding sequences:
- the LOC132905339 gene encoding protein Peter pan is translated as MGRRKKGRCVKKNKQISTEENPNVAKAPHSFVIHRGLPGEHIVELTKDFRKIMEPFTAMSLKERKRNTIKDFVSIAGIFHVTHMCMFTRTEQGMYFKLCRLPRGPTLTFKIHSFSLSRDVISLLKRQMVYEELFKNSPLVILNNFSGEGMQLKLIASMFQNMFPTINLTTVNLSTIRRCLSLNYNSTSKTIDLRHYAIKVVPVDVSKGIKKLIQAKIPNLSKCEDFSDFLTKGTVSESEAEDDPSNHVTLPQTLSSRGNHANNKSAIRLFELGPRLTLELIKVEDGLLDGEVLFHEYIHKSEEEKLLIKKKREEKKKLKEKRKKVQEENKKKKELQKQEHKEKSLKGMQKKKESEVLLQKIAKESIEENNVEDDDAQYYRDEIGEEPDKDLFERKVGAKRPRSMPKYKVKKQKLGKV